The DNA region CATGCTGCCAGTCTGCTGTCTGTGTGAGCAGCAAATATCCCTCCAAGAGCCCCATGGGGCCCACAAGAGCCCCATCTTCCAAGAGAGGGTCAAGCCAGACCTACACCCCTGCAGAGGATCAGCAAGATTGAGCACTGGGGCCCTGTGGATGCAAAACCTGCTTGTAAAATTACTCCTTTTGCAGCGGAGAAGCAAATTCCCCCACCCTGGCCCATTGCCTCCTGCAGAAGGGCTGCGAGAGCGGCAGCGGGGCGGCGAGCAAACTGGTGCCATGGGCAAAGAGCAGCGAGGCGGGTACAGAACAAGGAGGGACAGACCTGATTTTTAATTCGATTTCAAAGAAGGGGGTGCAGGGCGTTACAGGCGGTGTAGACACCTTGGGAATCTCTGACAAGAAGTCCAGGGGGAAAAGGAAAGCCAAGTCCAGGCAACCGGGATGCTCaccggggcaggaggaggaggagagggaagcatCCTCGCTGGGGCTGGATGGAACCAAGGCATCGCCTCCTGCGACACCACAGGCACGGGGGCAGAAACCCGGCACTGCGCTGGGGACAGCAGTGGGGACATCCTCAGCCTCTCTCAGGCTCAGGAGCAGGTTATTTTTAGCAGGACCAGGGTGGCATCGGGCCAGCGGTAACACTTTGTACTAAGGGTGTGAGTAGGGGCAAGGTGTGGGTTGCTTGTAGGTGCTGCTGTGCTCCCGGCTGCTCCGATCCCCACGAGCCTGGCCACGCACCGGACCTCCCTGCCCCGgatccctgcctgcacccagtgGGTACCACCACCTACCCCCTCCTGGGCTCTTGGGAAGGTAGCTCTTTGTAGCCCTCGTTTTCTCGGGAGCTGGGAAATGCTGTCAAAGCAGTGAGAGTTATTATTACTAATATAACTTTGTCTATAAAGTACAATAGAATATAACAATTATatttataacctttttttttttttccaaaatactaaATAGACGCTATAAAAACCTGTAACTAATTGTGCTATAAACTGCAGGCTACAGGGTTATAACAATGTATTGGCTTAGTCGTTGATATGTATACGTCGGAGCACTTTATAAATGCTTTATTATTAGCATTTACCAAGGAGTTTCCTTCTCAAACAATTTGGAGGGATAAAGCTAGCCAGAGACTGAGAACGTGGACTTACACGTGTTAATAAATCCTGACGAGATGAGGTTGGGGCGTGCCGGTAGGTTTGCCGTGAAGGTGAGGGATGGTGACGAGTGCCACTGCCCTTCCCCGCAGCCACCTGAGACAGACCCGTGTCCCGCCAccaccttttctctttttttccttatttcttttttgaGGAAGGGGAATGGGGTTTGGTTCCCAAAGCGGCTGCTGGGGGCAGGAAGGGAGGAGCAGGGTGACCCCaaccctgcagcactggggctgcagcGCAGGGCCCCGGCGGCAGGGATGGGGCGGTGAATGCACCGTGCCGGAGCTCAGCTGGGCCTGCTCTTAATAGAAAGTGTTACCGAGAGCACAGCGGTGCTTCTGTGAGATGGAAACCGGGCCGTGGGGGGAGAGATGGGGTTGGCGTCCTTTTGCTTCACTGCGGAGAGCAGTGCTGAATATCTGCATCGCCTCGTTACACCAGAAATCACTGAGATGGTTTTGCTGGAGGATGGACCCGCCTTAGATCCTGCCTTGCGGTGGGGCGAGGGTGGCGTTTCCCGTGTCTCACAGGGAGCAGACAAGAAGGAGGAATCACAACCCCCTCGGCCTCTTGCCCACCCTTCGCCAGCACATTGCCCCAACACCATTTCCTAACAGGGCGTGCACTTTGCCACCCGCTCTGCAGGACAAGACGCAGGTGAGCTGCAAGTCTGGTGTAAAAAACAAgctgacagaataaaaaaataataaaaaaaaatggggtgCTCACTTTTGTATTAGGgtatgcagagagaaaaaaaaaggaatgcaacTGGAAGTGCAACTCCAGCTCCCTATTGCTTCGGAGGCTGCCTTCACACCGCCGCCGTCTCGCGTGGATGGAGGCGAGCGCGGCCGTGGGAAAGCCCAGCACGGGTCGGAGCTGCCTCACGGCACCGCTGGCGGGGTGTGATGGCAcggggggggctgcctgcctgcccgggAGACGCCGGGGGTTTGGGTTGGAGCGTGCAAAGCCGGTCGCCTGCTGAGCCCGGGACGCGAGGTAGCGGAGGGGTGACCTGCCCGGCAAGGAGTGTTTTGGGATTATTTGGTGTTCGACAGGCTGGTGGGGGAGGAGGAACCTTCCTTGGCTGAACCGGGGCAGAAGGGGGGCTCGAAGCCCTGGGgaagcagcacccagcaccccagggggGTGtaaggggcagggtgggggctttatttttttttccccttccttgcCTTCATTCAGAAATTCCACCTGGAAATCTGACCCAACTGAGCCAAAAGAGAGCCTGTGTAACATGGCCTCTTGCTGGAGGCTGCTCTGCCCTCCAAGGGGAGAAATTCCAGCTCCGCAGGGAGGAAAATGGGACTCCCATCTCCACCGTGCCCCAGGGATGGAGCCACCCCCGGCACATCGGGACGCAGGTGCTGGGCAATTTCCTTCCAGGGGCAGGCGATGGCAGGCTGCAGCGAGCATTGCCCCTGCGGTGCCAGGGCAGGAGCCAGCAAGGACAGACCCAACAGCCAACCTCTGGGCACTGTCTGAGACATCTCCTCCACCCCCTGGGTGCCACGCAGCATTTCAGGCACGGCAGAAACACAGACCCCACCCCCGGGATGGCTTTGGCCCAGAGCACCAAGTCCTCCCTCACCCCTTGCTACCTCCAGGCAGCCCGGCCACTCACCCGCTCCAACTTGCCGGTGGCCACCGcatcaccctgcccagcaccgcCCAAGGTGCATCATCCACAAATGTCACCGCAGGGTGCCAGCGCCAGCGGGGAAGCAAACCCCGAGGTGCCTCTGGCACAGCTCCCACCGCGGCATCACCCCCGCAGAGAGCAGCGACGCCGGGGAGCCGCGGTCCCCGAGGACGGTCCgtcggggcagggggggctcaCATGATGGTGCATCGGTTCCTGCGCAGGGCGCCCTGGAAGCGGATGGTGGTGTGGACGTGCTTGCAGCGGGCACAGCCCACGCTCTTCAGGAGCTCACTGAAGAGCAGCAGGATGTGCCAGTTGTACTTGGCCGAGCACTCGATGTAGCCGCACTTCCACGTCTTCTTCACCAGGTTGGAGACGTTCCAGCGCGGGATCACCCGGCCCCGCTGCAGGTCCCGCTTGTTGCCCACGATGATGATGGGCGTCTCTGAAGTGCCGATGAccctggggagggcaggtggTGAGGGAAGACAGAAGGAGATGGGGCACAGCACAACGACCGACGGGCCCACAGACACCAACCCATCCCAAACCAGCTCTTGGCTTTGGCTTGCCAGCAGGGATGTGCCTCCTCGTCCTGTCCCCTTGTCCCTCTCCGTGGCCAGTCACCCACTGTGGCAGCCCCAGTTGCTTTCTCAGGGATGGCTGCCCTTGCCCACAGGGGATACCTGCCCGGggtcctgctccttctcctgccctcaGGTCcagttttgcttttacttttggGCTCCCAGCCCTGCAAAGGGGCTTTGTCCCAGTCTGTAATATCTCATCTCTGATGCCAAGAGCAGGGGAGCACTGGGGCAAGCCGTACCACCCTGCCAGGAGCCGCGGGGGGATGTACTCTCCAGCAAAGAGATCCCTACCTCGTTTCCAGGATCTGCTGGCGGATGGTTTTGATGTACTCGAAGCTGTCAAAGCAACAGATGTCATAGACCAGGATGTAGGCATGGACGCTCCGGAGCCCCCTGCAACACACGTCCGCCCACTCCTGCAAGGTGCAGAGAGGGATCAATCCTGGCTCAGCCCCACCGCTGTGCCTGGGGGATGCCCTGCTCTGCTTCAGGCCTGGGCACGTCAAGgtggctgctgtgctggcaggTAGCAAAGGGGCTGCACGGTCCCTGGCCCCgacacccagcacccacctctgctctgccctgATCCATCCCTGTGACAGCTGCATCTGCCCCAACAGCCCTTCAGCCCCCCATCATCTCTGGAGATCCCTCACCCGCCTTGTTAATCCAGATGAGAGATAATGGGATTTGTCAACCCCAATTCCTCTCTTGAGCAAGGATTACAGCCTGCCCAGTGCGCAGTGGCCCAGAGGCAAGCTGGGAGCGAGCTTGAATGCATCCCCCTGGCCTGGATGTTAAAGCTTCATCCTCCAGAGACACAAATTAGGTGTGTTAATTAGGGATGCATCCTGGTTCTTGGGCAGGGCAGGTGAGGAGGATCCCTGTCCCCATGAGGATGGAGGTGATGGCCCAGCAGCTCCATAGGTCAGAAGGGAAAGGTGACAGCAAGGCTGtttggaggggacatggggacaggagaGGAGCAGTGGCTGCTCAGGAGGGGGTCTGTGAGAGTGAGATCAGGAGCCAGGGCAGAGGCGGTCAGGGGTGACATCCCCACAGCCAGAATTTGGAGCTGTAATAAATACATGTTGTTAGGAAAGCTTTGCGCTTCCAGgaataacaggattttttttcccatgctatAGGAGTGAAAATCTGCCCCGATTCCAGCCACTTTCCCAGCCCAGCAGTGGTACTGGGAATGGCAGCCCATGCAGGCAGCACCGCAAACCCTCCTGAGCACCGCTGGAGAGGAGAAAGATGCACCAAGGAGGAAAGGCATCACTTCTCCCTGAGCAAACCTCTTCAGTACTGTGAATCATCCCTTTCTGAGTTTGTCATCAGAATGAGGCAAAATGAGAAGACCTAGGACCAAAGGGAACTGGGAAAAGAAAGTTTTGGGGTGCAGGTTGGTCTCCGTTGTAGACCGCGGCACGGGAAGGAGCTGGGAGCAAGCGGCATGGCACAGCCTGTCCACCGAGGGGAGATGATGTGTGGCTCCTTGGTCTCTCTGAGAGATGCAGGTGGATGAAGCGGCAGCGTCTCAGGTTACTCTGAGTCCTGATAACACCCGGGAGATTAATAAATCACAGCTATTTCACCACGCTGGGGTGCAGCTTGTTCCGGTGCTGTGATGTCAGGATGGTTTTCCCCGTGCAGGGCAGGTTTCCCGAGACTCGGGGCTGGAGGAGGGTCACACCACGCATCCAGCCTGGCCCCGTGAGGGAGCGGGATGTTGGGGAGCCACTGGCACCCACTCCTCTCCCAGGACATCACTGCGGGGATGCTGCTCATGGGCACAGAGCGAAGCCCAGCGACGTTTCCCAGCAGACAGAGCCATATCCCCCACCGtgctcctctcccttcccctcgGAGCCATCCCTCCGACCACCCTCTCTTCCCTGGAAACCTCCATCTGTTCCCACCGGCCGCCTCCTCTTGGGCACAGCAAGGCAGGGAGTTAATTGAGTATGTTAGCGTCGGCTGCCGTGTCAATAAATTACCCTTTGCTATTTCGGGCTGTCTCTCACGCTGACCTTTCGTTCCCTCCAACATGCCGATTAATTTTTAAACCTCCTCCTCACCCGCAGAGTGTTCACTTCGCCTCCTGCCTGACAGCACAGGGGAAACTTGGAGCACTACAAGACCCCTATAACCCTGTCCCTGTCAGGCACAGGAGCAATATAATTATGTTGATTAAAAATACAAGAAGGTCCAGCTCCCGTGGAGGTGCCCCCACCAGTGGCATGGCCCCCTGGCACGGCTGTGGCCACGGCTGGGCACCTCCAGCTCCTTTTCCCACAGCGGTGGCATGACTTGTGCGCCTGGGTCAGGGCCACCCCTTTTTTCCCATTAAACCCTCCCAAGCAGCTGGCAGTGGTGGCAATGCCTTCCAACCCCACGCTGCCTTTTGGGGGGCTCTTTTGGAAGCACCTGAGAGCACTGGGGGGTTGAGGAGGAGCCGGTGGGCTCAGCACTCTGGGGACAAGACCAGGCGATGCTGGGGGGATGACGGCCACTCTAGGAGGGGACAAGCAGCCCCACCCTGCCTGGATCAGGCAGTGGGCGCATCAGGGTCTGGCTCTCCAGGAACCCCTGGTTTTCACCCAAATGCTCTGGCCACGCTCCCCCAGCCCTTTGCTGGCCCTGGCTCTGACAGCCATGGAACTGGATTCCAGTGCTCCGGGATCGACCGCCCAGCTGGACAGGACTGTGGGCATTGCCAGAGCCACGGTCTTCAGAGTGGGATGGCGTCCCTCCTGCATTTGCCatctttttaggtgaaaaagcCTTAAAAGACACTTTATCCTGAGcctgctcagccagcagccatGAGGACATGACTCCTTGCACCAGCTTGTAGCAAGCAAACCCCGGCGTGGAGGAAGAAGCATCCCCTGAAGAGGAGGAACTGGGACCCCACAGGGTTAATCAGCGAAAGCCCAGGGAGGTCACCGGAGACCCCCCCAACGTGGAGGTGCCACTGCACCGAGCCAGGTGCGTCCCTACCTGCAGGGTGTTGACGGGGAAGGCGGTGATGGGGGGGAAGTCCATGATCTGCAGGTCGTGGACGTGGCCGTTCATGACGACAGCGGGCAGGTAGACGCGGCGGGCCGTGGTGGGCACACAGACCTCGCTGAACTCGTTGTAGAGGAACTGCCGGACTATGGCGCTCTTGCCCACGCCCTGGGCTCCCAGCACGGCGATCTTGAACGTTGCCACCATGCCGCTGCGCGCCGGCCACTGCCCTGGTGCTGCCCCTGCAGTGCCGAGGCTGCATATTCCCGCGCAGGGGGCCTCAGCCCCATTCAGGATGCATTTCCCCTCCGGGACAGCCCGTCACTGCAAGGCCAAGGAGAAGCTGGTCAGATCCTAGAGACACCCTGGCAGACTCCACTATTGCTTCAGGTGATAATTTTCCAAGCAGAAGCCCATGGAAAAGGGTTGTATCTGTCCTCAGGGAGCAGGAGCATCCCCCAGGGATGGGCAACGTCCCCAGCAGGGACCTCAGCACTGCGACACCTTGGAGTCCCCCTCAGAGGCTCCCACCCTGCAGAGCCAAGGAGAGCCAGGATTTGAGCGAACTTTATCCCAGGAAGGTTCTCACAGGCACGTTCAGCCCTTTTGGTACCAGAGCAAGGAAACCTCCTGGAAAGGGACTGTCTGCGGCTCAGGGtttgcccagccctggcagcagcggggtcctgggctgtgctggggacctATCCCACAGCACCCGTGGCAACCGTCACCGGCTGCTCCATCCTGGTGCTGCCCCAAGCTGGGGAATCCATCTTCCCTCCACTTGGACAGCCAGAATTGCCTtttgctggggcgggggggggcgggagggggaaaTTGCTCTGCGCCTGCAAGCGACAGCTTTAATGTTTAATTTCAGGCTTTGAGCGTTTGGCAATTAACTTGATGGAGGCTAATTTCCGAGCCAGCTGATGGGGTGAGCCCACAAAGCTGCTGGCACACGTGCTGAGGCTGGAGGGGCCCCAGGGCGGGCGGGAGGACACAGGGTGATAGCCCGCACACGTGGATGTGGGAGAGGAGTCCAAGGAGCCCAAACACCTGCTGGCACTGGGTTCCAGACCAGGAGCTGTGATGGAAACAGCAAGGGTGAGGGGCTGTGTCCCACTTCTGCTCGCTCCTGTCGCTAGGATGCGGCTTGTACTTTATCCCAAAGTGTGGATGCTTGTACCAATTTGTGATGCTCTGGTCCGTTTTCCCTGAAAACCATTCCCAAAGCACAGGGCAGCAGTTCCTGAGCTggcagaaagcagcaggttcaaACCACCCTGTCCTGCCTGTTTGATGGAGGTTATTTGCCCCAGGGAGAGCCCAGCCATGGAGGTTCCCGCTGCTGGGTGCCGGGGAGGCCGGGCTCCCCGCGGTCCCCCAAGCTGAACCATGGCTCGCACCACCCTCACCCTCCTcgcagcggggctggggccagCAGGGCCCGATCCAGCCCCAGGGCAGGAGTGCAGGTTTGCACCCAGGGCTGGGGACCATGGCACGTCGTGCTGCTGGGGCCGTCCCTGGGGTGCTCAGTGCCCTTGGGGGCCCGCTCGCCCCAGTCAAGGCAGAAGGAGCATTTCTGTGCCACATGCAGGAAAACGGGGGGTGCAGGAGCCCCCACACCCGGCCCTGCTGGGGCCTTTCTCCACCAGCAGAAAGCAGTGTCATGGCAAGTCCCGGGGGGccactctgctgcagggacaACCCCGTCCCCCACAAACCCTTCCTCCTCGCAGAAGCAACCCCAGCTCCTCTGCGGGGCCAGAGGGTGATGGAGCGACACGGCTGGAGACCCAGCACCCTCGGGGCTGCCCTGAACCGCGGAGCAGGCTGAGCCCTGCCGTGCCACCCCACAAACCCCATCCATCCCCCTCCGGGCGGGCACACGGGGGCCACGCGCGGGGAAGGCTGGCTCACGGGCCCAGAAAGCGGGCTCGCACCCCGAAGCATCACAGGCCGACCCGACGGCTCCCGGCCCCACGAGCATCTCAGGCCACCGTGGGAAACTGAGGCGCAGAGGGGGGACGcagccggggcggccccgcggtggggtggcagagggggggACCAGCCGGGGGGGCCCCAAGCGCCCAGCGCAAGGCCGAGCTCGGCGCGTTGCAGGGCCGGGCGGAGGCTCGCAGGGGGCTCCCGGGGAGGATGCCCCGACCCCCGGCGCGACCTTGGGTACCCCACCGCCCCCCAGCACCTGCCACCCCGCGACACCGGGGGCAGCCGGAGGAGCAAGCCCTGacccccgcggggcgggggaggcggcAGCATCCCGCACCCCGCAGCCCACCCCGACCCTCCCGGGGGGATGCTCTCGCCGCGGCGGGCAGCGCAGCATCCCCGGCACCGGCCCGCGGcaggggggggctgtgctggggctggaggaggtctgggggtgccggggggacacacacgcaccccccaggccggcggggcgggggtgggggtgggaagcgGGGAGCACCGGCGCTCAACTTTCGCtggggacccccctccccggtcCATCCCCCCCCCTTCGGCCCTGCCCAGCGGCAACTTTGCCCCCCGTCCCCCCCTTCCtggcggccccccccgcccctaccTTGCAGCGGCggcccgggccggcggcgccccggcgggcggcggagccATGCGGCGAGCCCggtgcggggcgggcggccccgctgcagagccccggcccggcccggcccggcccccgcccggcgcGGCGCTACCGaggggccggaggcggcggcgaGGGGCGAGGGGCGCCGGGCGGGGAGAGCGACCGCCGCTGGGTCGCAAagcccggccggggcggggggtggggggcaggcgGTGGccggggagggaggcaggcaggcaggcagcgctcaggcagggaggcaggcagcgCCCGGGGAGGGATGCGGGGATGCCCAGGCGGGGAGGCAGGCAGCGCCCGGGGaggcaggcagcactgctgaggcGGGGATGCAGGCAGCGATGCCCGGGAGTGATGCAGGCAGTGCCCGGGGAGGGATGCAGGCAGTgcccaggcagggaaggaggcagcgccctggaaaggaggcagagaatgcCCAGACCGAGTCGCAGGAAGCCGGGAGGGACACCGGCTTCTCCCGGGGCTCTGGGGAGGTGCCGATGGGAGAAGATCCTCCCATGTCCCCCCTGCAGTGTGCTGGGTGCAACACCGTcaccccgccgctccccggcgcCCAGCAGCCTCTGTGGCCTCACGCCCAGCCCGTGGGAGCCCCCTGAGGCCAGACTCCTTTGGGGGAGGAGGGTACGACCCCTCCCAGGGAGCCTTTCCCTCCTCTGACACTGCTGCTCGGTACACTCTTGGGCACATCACTTCACCTCCGTGCTGTGCCAGCCCCTGGTCCAGTTGGCAGGGCTGGGGGTTTCTCTGTGCCCGCTGTCACCGGCGGGTGCTCTCAGGTCAGAGGGGTAAGAAATCCCCCCTAAGGGAGGGAGATTTCTGTTGCAGTGTCTGTATTTTTGGGATGTCCCACACTGAACATTTACCTGCGTGCTGGATAGCGAGGAAGATGCTGGTCGCACCTCCTGGGAGCATGGTCCAGGCCCGTGTAACACGCTGCTGATGGACTCCCCACACCTCTCTGCTCCCCAAAGCAGACCCTGAACCCCCCTCCAGCTCACCGTGACACCAGTGAGCACTGGGGTGTCTCCGTGGGTCTGGCCGCGATCACGCAGCCCCAACACTGGCCACGGCACAGCCAGGCTCCCCCCAGCCTTGTCAGCACCTTTGGCCGGGAAAAACATCATGTCCAGGGGCTCCTCTGCAGGGTGAGGAGAGAGTACAAGTGGCAACACATTGCCATACCCTTCCTGTGGGAAAAGGGGACAGCAGACACAGCCCCACAGCTCGGGGGGATGAGGGCAGCTGGCAAAACACGGGACAGCCTTTGTGCCTCTCTGCGCCAAGGCTGGGGCTGAGATCAGCACCAGGCAAAGGGATTCAAAGCCCCTTTTTGGTGTCTCACATTACACCCAGGCTTTCAGAGATTTGAGGCTTatttccctgcagagctgccggATGCTCGCAGCTAGGGAAATATTGAGGTGTCCCTGGGGGTTATTACCAACCTTAGTTGCTGCTCTGCCTCCACAGCCCCCCAGCTCCCATTCCCTCACCACCATAAACCAGCCCTGAGCCCTGGAATATTTCTGGGAGAGGGCAGGGATCGCGCCTGCATCTGAACTTGCCTGCACAATTCAGGCTCCAGCCTCGGGGCTATTTTTAGCAGTTCCCTCTGAGATGCTCTTCACTTGCAGTTTTATTTGTGAAATTTAATATAGGAGGTAGGGGGGAGGGGAGTGGGGCTGGATCCTGGTGCGTCCCCACTGGCTGGGAGGCTTATCCCAGCCTCAGCGACAGGAGACCGACGCAAACCTGAAATCATCTGTCTAAGAGCTCCGGTGTCCTGGCACGCAGGCGACAGCAGGGGACAGGCAGAGCTGATGGCTCAGGGGGGCTGTGGTCAGCGCCCGCCTCTGCCAAAGCCTCCAAACTCCTCAGGCGAgtccctgcctctccccatgCTGCATCGTGGGCTCAGGGACCTGCCGTCACCCGATGCTGGCCCTCAGCACACACGCTGGCATGGAGCAGGATGCGTGCGAGGCCGGCAGGAGCAGCGGGGATTTTGGGGAGCCTCCAGCCAGAGCAGCAGGGTGCTCCCTGGGAGATCCCTGCCCCACGGCATGGGCCTCAGGAACGGCGAAGGACGGTGGGGACCAGCCACCCTGGATCAGCTCCCAGCCCAGAGAGCATCACCTGTGTCCCCCGAGCTCCCAGCACCAGTGGCTAATGATGCTAATGAAGAAAACCCAGTTTGCAAGGTACAGCATGGCCCAGGGTTGGTGTGTCCCCATTTACAGGGCAGGAGTGTGCCTGCAAATCCAGAGCGGCAGGAAAGACCAATTTCTCCCCAAGGAGCCCCTGACAGAATGGGGAGGGATGGAGAAACCTTTCCCTTTGCCACAGGACATGAAGGGAACAGCGGCCGACACGGCAGAGCCCTGAGCATCTTGCAGCAGCTTTTGTTCCCGTTGAGCCAAATGCTGCCCCAGGCTCACCCCCAGCATGACGGCAGGAGCTGACCCACAGGGGGGAATGAggatcccatcccaccccatcccctccccaacGGCTGGGCGTGCAGCCCATCCCAGGCGCACCAGGGATGCGTGAAGGGACACAACAGCAACATCAGTGACCCCAAACCAGCCTGTCACTGTTGCTACTAGACACACACCCCAGCTTCTATCACAAAAACATCCCAGTGCGGGGCATCACGGGCTGACACAGTACCTGTCAGCCCAAGTCCTCGTAAGGTAGAAGTTGCCTTGTCTCCCAGTGCTGCTAAGCCAAGGCTGGGCAGGGGTGAGGGAGAGTTGCTCTGCTTGAGAGCAGCACCTCCCAAACCCGCTTCTCGTGTTGTTGCGCTGATGGCCACCTCCAGTGCTGGGTTTGGGGCTGCCTGAGCGTGCCTCTGGCCCGATACAGAGGTTTTGCAGCCCAACCCATCCTGCCCGAGGGAGGACCAGAGATGGCAAAGCCCTCTGGAAAATGCCAGCACCAGTCCAGGGCAATCCAAATGCATCAGCGCCTCATGTGATTTTTATCATTTCACCGCCAGGAAAGCAGGTCATGTTCCACACAGACCACCTGGGGCCCAGAAAGGGATAAATGGGTACACCCACCTTCTGCTCCCCATCATACACTGTCCGTGCTGAGGTGCTGGTGGCTCCTGCAAGCCAGGGCCCCTTTCCTGCTGCCCTTCAGGATAAGAGAGCAGCAGCTAGAGGCAGAGGACTGAGGACATCTGCTACCCCCTCACCCTGCAAGCCCCTGTTTTCGGGGGTCTGCACTGTAGAAGTGGCTGGTGAAAAGAGGATGAAAGGCTCCTGGTGAGCAAAAAGTCTCCTTCTCACCAAATCCAGCCTCCAGCCCTGCCGGCTCCCATAGGCAGGGCCAAAAGCAGGGGAATCAGATCCTCTCGCCAGCCCCACAGAGCCACACACAGCCACAGCATCGTGGAAATGAGTTTATTGACACAGACGGCAGGTAAAGCCTGAAGAGCAACACA from Strix uralensis isolate ZFMK-TIS-50842 chromosome 20, bStrUra1, whole genome shotgun sequence includes:
- the RASL10B gene encoding ras-like protein family member 10B yields the protein MVATFKIAVLGAQGVGKSAIVRQFLYNEFSEVCVPTTARRVYLPAVVMNGHVHDLQIMDFPPITAFPVNTLQEWADVCCRGLRSVHAYILVYDICCFDSFEYIKTIRQQILETRVIGTSETPIIIVGNKRDLQRGRVIPRWNVSNLVKKTWKCGYIECSAKYNWHILLLFSELLKSVGCARCKHVHTTIRFQGALRRNRCTIM